The following coding sequences are from one Arthrobacter sp. 24S4-2 window:
- a CDS encoding MFS transporter: MELFRRHGLLVVIAALIFAGNNAAGYMATGGFIPSYASSPAVGHERTDVLVAVTYGAGVWFVFTYLAGYLSDKIGRKNTYFLGFGAQLLACFPLFWLINTGSLPMLYVAMTIFSVGLGLAYGPQAALYSEMFPASVRFSGVSISYALGAILGGAFAPTIATALVQATGGTEAVSLYLVGMTLISLVAVSLVRDRSGLDLSIRHQAEQEVGAHVFDRRTAAVPNEPTQVN; the protein is encoded by the coding sequence GTGGAACTGTTCCGACGTCACGGACTGCTCGTGGTCATCGCTGCCCTGATCTTCGCAGGCAACAACGCTGCAGGATATATGGCAACCGGCGGCTTCATCCCCAGCTACGCGTCCAGCCCCGCTGTCGGTCACGAACGCACCGACGTGCTCGTCGCGGTCACTTACGGCGCTGGAGTCTGGTTCGTCTTCACCTACCTCGCCGGCTACCTCTCGGACAAAATTGGCCGCAAGAACACTTATTTCCTAGGCTTCGGCGCCCAGCTGCTGGCCTGCTTTCCGCTCTTCTGGCTTATCAACACCGGTTCCTTGCCGATGCTCTACGTGGCGATGACCATCTTCAGCGTTGGTCTGGGACTTGCGTACGGCCCGCAGGCAGCCCTGTATTCCGAGATGTTCCCGGCCTCTGTGCGCTTCTCCGGCGTCTCCATCTCCTACGCCCTGGGTGCGATCCTCGGCGGTGCCTTTGCGCCCACAATCGCCACCGCGCTCGTACAGGCCACCGGAGGAACGGAAGCCGTATCCCTATACCTCGTGGGCATGACACTTATTTCCCTCGTGGCCGTCTCCTTAGTGCGGGACCGCTCCGGCTTGGATCTTTCCATCCGGCATCAGGCCGAACAAGAAGTTGGAGCGCACGTCTTTGACCGCCGAACCGCCGCCGTCCCAAATGAACCCACCCAAGTTAACTGA